Proteins from one Corynebacterium epidermidicanis genomic window:
- a CDS encoding ATP-binding protein — MSSTALYPVFYRPKKSRVVGGVAAGLAVQLKTNPLFVRLALLFSAFFGGAGLWFYMLLWIFTKPANPIQDEEAVKTLEMATAQASASKKLPQFSRAANLSLVALGIVGAFLSIALVTGFRGANLLSVVVVGVGALLLWRVYDQGIDALTAPRSIVGIVAGTVLVLSGIMFITVNWTSPAMFGATLAAVLLTLAGAALLAVPLVVRMWQRINEEREEKAVAAERADIASRLHDSVLQTLALIQKRAEDPAEVARLARGQERELRQWLFGTQDNMSGGAATVFKAIELACGEVEDMFSVRIAPVLVGSDCALNDISQAGILAAREAMVNAAKHSGQTTVDVYAEAFGDTLDIFVRDRGVGFDPAKVDPSRHGLTDSIRARVERAGGTVSIKTAPGEGVEVHLSLPLDSEA; from the coding sequence ATGAGTTCAACCGCCCTGTATCCGGTATTTTACCGGCCGAAGAAATCCCGGGTAGTCGGGGGAGTCGCGGCCGGGCTAGCTGTGCAGCTGAAAACTAATCCGCTGTTCGTCCGGTTGGCATTGTTGTTCTCGGCATTCTTTGGGGGTGCTGGACTGTGGTTTTACATGCTTCTGTGGATTTTCACCAAGCCGGCTAACCCGATCCAGGATGAGGAAGCTGTTAAGACGCTTGAGATGGCGACCGCGCAGGCGTCGGCAAGCAAGAAGCTGCCGCAGTTTTCACGGGCCGCGAACCTGAGCTTGGTGGCGCTGGGGATTGTGGGGGCGTTTTTGAGTATTGCGCTCGTGACGGGTTTCCGCGGTGCAAACTTGCTGTCGGTGGTGGTTGTCGGGGTAGGTGCGCTGCTGCTATGGCGGGTCTATGACCAGGGTATTGACGCGCTCACAGCGCCACGGAGCATCGTGGGAATCGTCGCTGGAACGGTTTTGGTGCTGTCCGGAATCATGTTTATCACGGTCAATTGGACGTCGCCGGCGATGTTCGGAGCTACGCTCGCCGCGGTACTTCTGACGCTCGCCGGTGCTGCCTTGCTGGCGGTGCCACTGGTGGTGCGGATGTGGCAACGGATCAATGAAGAGCGGGAAGAAAAGGCCGTGGCTGCCGAACGCGCCGACATTGCCTCCCGGCTGCATGATTCGGTGTTGCAGACCTTGGCGCTCATCCAGAAGCGAGCGGAGGACCCAGCCGAAGTAGCCAGGCTCGCGCGCGGACAGGAACGCGAGCTGCGCCAGTGGCTATTCGGGACCCAAGACAACATGTCCGGCGGGGCAGCCACCGTGTTTAAGGCCATTGAGCTGGCGTGCGGGGAAGTCGAAGACATGTTTAGCGTTCGTATCGCCCCGGTGCTGGTCGGCTCGGACTGCGCACTCAATGACATATCCCAGGCCGGAATCCTGGCTGCGCGCGAAGCCATGGTCAATGCTGCTAAGCACTCCGGCCAAACCACCGTTGATGTGTATGCGGAGGCATTTGGCGACACGTTGGATATCTTCGTTCGTGACCGTGGCGTGGGCTTCGACCCAGCTAAGGTGGACCCCTCACGACATGGGCTGACCGACTCCATCCGCGCCCGCGTCGAGCGTGCTGGCGGGACCGTCTCCATCAAGACCGCGCCGGGCGAAGGCGTGGAAGTCCACTTGAGCCTCCCACTAGACTCGGAAGCATGA
- a CDS encoding LuxR C-terminal-related transcriptional regulator has protein sequence MRVFLVDDHSVFRSGVRAEISNAVTIVGEAGTVADAIAGINATAPDVVLLDVHMPDGGGQAVIRGVTAETRFLALSVSDAAEDVISVIRAGARGYVTKTISGTELVSAVHRVAEGDAVFSPRLAGFVLDAFARPDATAGAGVVDDTPAAPADPAIDALTRRELEVLRLLARGYTYKEIASELFISVKTVETHSSNILRKTQQSNRHALTRWAHRFDLD, from the coding sequence ATCCGCGTCTTTCTGGTCGATGACCACTCCGTTTTCCGCTCCGGTGTCCGTGCCGAAATCTCCAACGCCGTCACGATCGTGGGCGAGGCCGGCACCGTGGCAGACGCCATCGCCGGCATCAACGCGACTGCGCCAGACGTGGTGCTTCTCGACGTCCACATGCCCGACGGCGGAGGGCAGGCAGTGATCCGTGGCGTCACTGCCGAGACCCGCTTCCTCGCGCTGTCCGTGTCCGACGCAGCGGAAGACGTTATTTCGGTGATTCGAGCTGGTGCGCGCGGATATGTAACCAAGACGATCTCCGGTACCGAACTGGTGTCAGCAGTGCATCGGGTAGCGGAAGGGGACGCGGTGTTTTCGCCACGCTTGGCGGGCTTCGTCCTCGATGCCTTCGCGCGCCCGGACGCCACTGCGGGAGCCGGGGTAGTGGACGACACCCCCGCAGCCCCGGCCGACCCAGCTATCGACGCCCTTACGCGTCGCGAACTTGAAGTGCTCCGGCTGCTCGCGCGTGGATACACCTACAAAGAGATCGCTTCCGAGCTATTCATCTCGGTAAAAACGGTGGAGACACACTCATCCAATATCCTGCGGAAAACCCAGCAATCAAACCGGCATGCCCTCACCCGGTGGGCGCACCGCTTTGACTTGGATTAG
- a CDS encoding DUF1345 domain-containing protein — MKRIHSGWNRMLYAFALGAVAATLGSFMSIPIAILLAITVTTGSFVISGWAATWPLDARGTQRHVSQEDYSPLIDELVVLATVAASVVCIVVLQLGKQQLPLLDSGLTILAVSLSWACVHFMYAVRYAHAYYQRDGGIDFNSPESPQFSDFLYFSYNLGMTYQVSDTSVSSPQLRAIILRHCLLAYGFGVFILATAVNLTVGLISA; from the coding sequence ATGAAACGCATCCACTCCGGCTGGAACCGCATGCTCTATGCATTTGCCTTGGGCGCGGTCGCAGCCACCTTGGGCAGTTTTATGAGCATCCCCATCGCCATATTGCTGGCCATCACAGTTACCACCGGCAGTTTTGTCATTAGTGGCTGGGCAGCCACCTGGCCATTAGACGCTCGAGGCACACAGCGCCACGTAAGCCAGGAAGACTACTCTCCGCTTATTGACGAGCTAGTCGTTTTAGCCACAGTAGCTGCCAGCGTGGTATGCATCGTGGTCCTACAGCTGGGGAAACAGCAGTTGCCGTTGCTCGATTCTGGGCTCACCATCCTGGCGGTTTCGCTTTCGTGGGCGTGTGTGCATTTCATGTATGCGGTTCGTTATGCGCACGCCTACTACCAGCGCGATGGTGGCATTGATTTCAATTCACCTGAGTCACCCCAATTTAGCGATTTCCTGTATTTCAGCTACAACCTGGGCATGACTTATCAAGTGTCGGATACCTCTGTTTCTTCGCCACAACTTCGTGCTATTATCCTGCGCCATTGTCTATTGGCCTACGGGTTTGGGGTGTTCATCCTCGCTACTGCAGTCAACCTGACAGTAGGCCTGATCTCCGCGTAA
- a CDS encoding Y-family DNA polymerase, whose translation MALAGGLGPGHQTGHHLGPGHQTGHHLGQRPGQRDEELALVSNHRVWACSAAARRRGVRRGMKARAAQALSASLRLVERDNDRDARAFELVVEGLDSVVASVEVLRPGLAVVDAGAAARFHGGEERAAQLLLDAAALRGVDCLVGVAGSIETAVLAARQGQVVAPGADRDFLSGLPTQVLLAEESLACGRDTVAALCELGLSTLGEVARLPKGSVVTRFGQAGQRIHHIASGDLVRKVAPAWEGEPLDVRGTPPDPINRVDAAAFYARGLAAALHEKLRAAGVVCQRLKVTAVVNVAGNEQQLSRTWRTHEPLSEAATADRVRLKRPGFCSASYTGVSSLTRV comes from the coding sequence GTGGCTCTAGCTGGGGGCCTGGGCCCCGGCCATCAGACCGGCCACCACCTGGGCCCCGGCCATCAGACCGGCCACCACCTGGGCCAACGCCCGGGCCAGCGCGACGAAGAGCTGGCACTAGTGAGCAATCACCGCGTGTGGGCGTGTTCGGCAGCTGCTCGGAGGCGGGGCGTGCGAAGGGGGATGAAGGCGAGGGCGGCGCAGGCGCTTAGTGCGTCGTTAAGGCTGGTGGAGCGGGATAATGACCGGGACGCCCGCGCTTTCGAGCTGGTGGTTGAGGGGCTGGATAGTGTGGTGGCGAGCGTTGAGGTGCTGCGCCCTGGTTTGGCGGTGGTTGATGCGGGTGCGGCGGCGCGGTTTCATGGTGGGGAGGAACGGGCTGCCCAGCTTTTGTTGGATGCGGCTGCGTTGCGGGGTGTCGATTGTTTGGTGGGAGTGGCTGGCAGTATCGAGACGGCCGTGTTGGCGGCGCGGCAAGGGCAGGTGGTAGCGCCGGGAGCGGATCGGGACTTTTTGTCGGGTTTACCCACGCAGGTTTTGCTTGCGGAGGAGTCGCTGGCCTGTGGTCGGGACACCGTTGCAGCGTTGTGTGAGCTGGGGTTGTCAACGTTGGGTGAGGTGGCGAGGTTGCCGAAGGGGAGCGTCGTTACGCGTTTTGGGCAAGCTGGACAGCGGATTCACCACATTGCCAGCGGTGATCTGGTGCGGAAAGTTGCCCCTGCGTGGGAGGGGGAACCCCTTGATGTGCGGGGAACTCCGCCAGACCCTATTAATCGAGTGGATGCCGCTGCCTTTTATGCCCGCGGTCTGGCGGCTGCACTGCATGAAAAGCTGCGCGCAGCCGGCGTGGTGTGTCAACGGCTTAAGGTGACCGCGGTAGTGAATGTCGCTGGTAACGAGCAGCAATTGAGTCGCACGTGGCGTACGCACGAGCCCTTGAGTGAAGCGGCCACCGCCGATCGGGTGCGTTTGAAGCGTCCTGGGTTTTGTTCCGCTTCTTATACGGGGGTCAGCTCGCTGACCCGGGTGTGA
- a CDS encoding IS3 family transposase (programmed frameshift): MAKRYSQEFKDRAVRMLIDRLADDGSCSQWQAVNEIAPKLGIANESLRRWYEQHLVNAGERQGLTREEHEEIKRLKREVAELRRANEILKTASGFFRSGARPSGPIMIAYIDEYRDRFGVEPICRVLGVSLEGGFITSRGYRLAKSRPASARSIRDRILIDELKKIHTKNYSVYGVRKMWHAVRRAGWDVGRDQVARLMRIGGIEGVRRGRAPITTRPVQEVDSRPDLVNRQFKASRPNQLWVADITYVRTLSGFVYTAFVTDVYSRKIVGWATRSSMKTEALPLEALEQAIQGAKDTLVDLTHHSDHGSQYTSVAYNEKLADYGIKPSTGSVGDSYDNALAEAVNGLYKAELIYSQPWFSLTEVEFATLNWVHWWNHERLHEALGYKSPAEIIDMYNHTRVSELTPV; this comes from the exons ATGGCCAAGAGGTATTCACAGGAGTTCAAGGATCGCGCGGTGCGGATGCTGATCGATCGTTTAGCCGATGATGGCTCGTGTTCTCAGTGGCAGGCGGTCAATGAGATCGCACCGAAGCTAGGGATCGCGAATGAATCGCTGCGCCGCTGGTACGAGCAGCATTTAGTGAACGCGGGTGAACGGCAGGGGCTTACGCGTGAAGAGCATGAGGAGATTAAACGGCTCAAACGCGAGGTTGCGGAGTTGCGGCGGGCGAATGAGATTTTGAAGACTGCTTCGG GCTTTTTTCGCAGCGGAGCTCGACCGTCCGGCCCGATAATGATTGCTTATATTGATGAGTATAGGGATCGTTTCGGGGTCGAGCCGATTTGCCGGGTATTGGGCGTGAGTCTGGAGGGAGGGTTTATCACCTCTCGTGGCTACCGGCTGGCGAAGAGCAGGCCAGCGAGCGCCAGAAGCATACGAGACAGGATCCTGATCGATGAGCTCAAGAAGATCCACACCAAGAATTACAGCGTCTACGGGGTGCGGAAGATGTGGCATGCAGTGCGGCGTGCTGGTTGGGATGTTGGCCGTGACCAGGTGGCTCGGCTCATGAGAATCGGTGGAATTGAGGGTGTTCGCCGGGGACGCGCCCCAATCACAACCCGGCCCGTTCAGGAAGTAGATTCTCGTCCGGATCTGGTCAATCGGCAGTTCAAGGCCAGTAGGCCCAACCAGCTGTGGGTTGCTGATATCACGTATGTACGAACCCTATCCGGCTTCGTGTATACAGCGTTCGTTACTGATGTGTATAGCCGCAAGATTGTGGGTTGGGCGACGCGTTCTTCGATGAAAACCGAGGCGCTACCACTAGAGGCACTCGAGCAGGCCATTCAGGGAGCGAAAGATACTCTGGTGGATCTGACGCATCATTCCGATCATGGCTCGCAATACACGAGTGTTGCCTACAACGAGAAACTCGCTGACTACGGGATCAAGCCCTCCACCGGGAGCGTGGGTGATTCCTACGATAACGCGCTAGCCGAGGCTGTCAACGGCCTGTACAAAGCCGAGCTGATCTATTCCCAGCCCTGGTTCTCACTGACCGAGGTCGAGTTTGCGACGTTGAACTGGGTCCACTGGTGGAACCACGAGCGCCTCCACGAAGCCCTCGGATATAAGAGCCCTGCAGAGATCATCGATATGTATAATCACACCCGGGTCAGCGAGCTGACCCCCGTATAA
- a CDS encoding AMIN-like domain-containing (lipo)protein: MRVGHHEDFDRVVFDLEGDGNPGWFTNYTDTATQQASGQPLNVAGQSFLNINIDGTTYPFELGIQQQLDPIKGAGGPVAEVVSGGTFEGRSQFVIGINAKDAPYSVTYLENPKRLVVDIAAR; the protein is encoded by the coding sequence ATGCGGGTGGGCCACCATGAAGATTTTGATCGCGTGGTGTTTGATTTAGAAGGCGATGGAAACCCCGGTTGGTTCACTAACTACACCGACACCGCCACCCAACAGGCCAGTGGACAACCGCTTAATGTTGCCGGGCAATCCTTCCTCAATATCAACATCGACGGCACCACTTATCCCTTTGAGCTGGGCATTCAACAACAGCTCGACCCCATTAAAGGCGCAGGTGGCCCAGTCGCCGAAGTAGTGTCCGGCGGGACTTTTGAGGGCCGGTCTCAGTTTGTCATCGGCATCAACGCAAAAGATGCCCCCTACTCAGTCACATACCTGGAGAACCCAAAACGCCTCGTCGTGGACATTGCGGCTCGCTAA
- a CDS encoding sucrase ferredoxin — MTPRKIALCSDVQAEPLPGTAKTGELFVALEHPYGWGHDILDGHAFGDDLTAELKKYTASHKVQLQLIRRPGREGQRVEQPTVLIADVFGEVRRLAIPEPAALLDIDPHVAVGTKVDHPVLLVCTHGKRDRCCAIKGRPLAAALAAGFPGGLIWESSHTKGHRFAPSIIALPWGYSFGHLNEHAAKDLVLHLQRGELFLPGNRGRSCWDARGQVAELAVAARNPGTQAGELRIAEVEENTAVVEGGTGQRWLVELEPQLVDGVVSSCGDAPKQGKSWSAISVTELS; from the coding sequence ATGACTCCTAGGAAGATTGCGTTGTGTTCCGATGTGCAGGCGGAGCCACTGCCGGGCACTGCCAAAACTGGCGAGCTGTTCGTCGCTCTCGAGCATCCTTATGGCTGGGGACACGACATTCTCGACGGGCACGCCTTCGGAGACGACCTCACCGCGGAGCTCAAAAAGTACACGGCGAGCCACAAGGTGCAATTACAGCTGATCCGCCGGCCCGGCAGGGAAGGCCAGCGGGTGGAACAACCGACTGTCTTGATCGCCGACGTCTTTGGCGAGGTACGACGCCTGGCCATCCCAGAACCCGCCGCGCTGTTGGATATTGATCCGCACGTGGCAGTGGGTACCAAGGTTGATCATCCGGTGCTGCTGGTCTGTACTCACGGTAAACGTGATCGTTGCTGCGCCATTAAAGGGCGGCCACTAGCGGCTGCGTTAGCCGCGGGGTTCCCGGGGGGACTAATTTGGGAATCCTCCCACACGAAGGGGCACCGCTTCGCGCCGTCGATAATTGCACTGCCGTGGGGCTATTCTTTCGGGCATCTTAATGAGCACGCTGCCAAAGACCTGGTGCTGCACTTGCAGCGGGGCGAACTATTCCTGCCGGGCAACCGAGGGCGCTCCTGTTGGGACGCGCGAGGCCAGGTCGCCGAACTCGCAGTTGCGGCCCGCAATCCCGGTACACAGGCGGGGGAGCTGCGCATCGCGGAGGTCGAGGAAAACACGGCCGTGGTTGAGGGCGGCACGGGACAACGATGGCTCGTGGAACTTGAGCCCCAGCTTGTCGACGGCGTGGTGTCCTCCTGCGGTGATGCGCCGAAACAGGGGAAAAGTTGGTCTGCGATTTCCGTCACAGAGCTTTCGTAG
- a CDS encoding FAD-binding and (Fe-S)-binding domain-containing protein — MAKLLTPDTKKIGQPEQGIQQDFPDKFPEALAGGTPVELKTDLENLLGKDAVHSRALDLVRFASDAGPYRLFPQVVVSPRSVEDMASLLAYCAANGRHLTYRSGGSSLNGQCQGDDILVDTKTHFRGIQVEGERVRVRPGETLAGLNAVLARHGRRFAPDPASAVVATIGGILSNNSGGMRCTVDQDSYHSIVDATLVLPSGTVVDTADPDADARLAADEPELVKELLAIREEIVADEELVAHLRRKFSIRNTNGLRLDAFLDGDTPVEILRRLLVGAEGTLGFIAEAVLDTQPLPQVKAVTWVMLPTLAAAAEYVPKLMDAGAAACELLVSPVLRESVGHFDGADAGWAELDDDASAILLEVAGLDEDDLQQKIAAAEAVLAEAPLTSPLRFMRDATEIDLAWQIRGGLFALLGKQRQEGTALITEDVCFPPALVGEAAKDLMKLLAKYDYPESVMGHAAFGNLHFFMTPAFGRQEEIDQYDAFINELVELVIDKYSGSLKAEHGTGMNMAPFLLREWGEKAYQLMWRVKEALDPQGILAPDVKLTRQQDIHLQNFKSFPRIEEVATHCVECGFCEPVCPSRNATVTPRQRIVLRREMARQPAGSALLNALYDDYGYDAIDMCAADGTCSISCPISIDTGVMMKQFRAAQQTEQTNDVALKLAKNWAAVEKAARGGLTAAGAVQKVLGPSLGSSVLGALTGVVRSVVSEDLVPSAQDGLPPAASALPKTVRAGAAAIYFPACINRMFGRSGEGPSLPETLVAVSARAGKPLHIPGGVSGTCCGTPFSSKGFRDAKHYMSVKLLEDLWLWSEAGTLPIVVDASSCTHGMIENVPGELTEEQLSRWQQIQIMDAVQWAETLLPSLSVTQPAGRVAVHPNCSLQHMDLVGPLMQVASFAAEDAFVPLGATCCGTAGDRGLLHPELLESATADERVGLARAAQDGPVDAFVSANRTCEMGLEQSTGHAYEHVAYLLDEATR; from the coding sequence ATGGCGAAACTACTTACTCCGGATACGAAGAAAATTGGTCAGCCCGAGCAGGGGATTCAACAAGATTTCCCGGATAAGTTTCCTGAAGCATTAGCTGGGGGAACCCCCGTTGAGCTTAAGACAGATCTGGAAAACCTGTTGGGGAAGGACGCTGTCCATTCGCGTGCCCTCGATCTGGTGCGGTTTGCTTCTGATGCCGGCCCTTACCGGCTATTCCCGCAGGTAGTTGTGTCGCCACGCAGTGTGGAGGACATGGCTAGCTTGCTGGCCTACTGCGCCGCGAATGGTCGCCACCTGACCTACCGTTCGGGTGGTTCCTCCCTAAACGGGCAGTGCCAAGGCGACGACATCTTGGTCGATACCAAGACGCATTTTCGGGGTATTCAAGTCGAGGGAGAACGCGTGCGGGTGCGTCCGGGCGAGACGCTCGCCGGGTTGAACGCGGTTCTCGCGCGGCATGGGCGTCGATTTGCGCCGGACCCCGCGTCTGCGGTGGTGGCCACCATTGGCGGTATTTTGTCCAACAATTCGGGTGGCATGCGGTGCACCGTTGACCAAGACTCGTATCACTCGATCGTGGATGCCACCTTGGTGCTGCCGAGCGGGACGGTCGTCGATACGGCGGACCCGGACGCAGATGCCCGGCTGGCCGCCGACGAACCAGAGTTGGTCAAGGAGCTGCTCGCGATCCGCGAGGAGATTGTCGCGGATGAGGAATTGGTGGCGCACCTGCGTCGAAAATTCTCGATCCGCAATACCAATGGCTTGCGTCTGGATGCGTTTTTGGACGGAGATACTCCGGTGGAAATCCTGCGTCGGCTGCTCGTTGGTGCGGAGGGAACGTTGGGATTCATTGCTGAGGCGGTACTCGATACGCAGCCGTTGCCGCAGGTCAAGGCGGTCACGTGGGTCATGCTGCCGACGCTCGCGGCCGCCGCTGAGTACGTGCCAAAACTCATGGATGCCGGGGCAGCCGCGTGTGAGCTGCTGGTGAGCCCAGTGCTTCGGGAGTCCGTCGGCCACTTTGATGGCGCAGATGCCGGATGGGCAGAGCTTGACGACGACGCCTCGGCCATCCTGCTCGAGGTCGCTGGCCTGGATGAAGATGATCTGCAGCAGAAAATCGCCGCGGCTGAAGCCGTTCTCGCGGAGGCGCCCCTGACCAGCCCACTGCGGTTCATGCGGGATGCCACCGAAATTGACTTGGCGTGGCAAATTCGTGGTGGCCTGTTTGCGTTGCTGGGCAAGCAGCGCCAAGAAGGGACCGCGTTGATCACTGAAGACGTGTGCTTCCCGCCGGCGCTGGTGGGCGAGGCTGCGAAAGACCTCATGAAGTTGCTCGCCAAGTATGACTATCCGGAATCGGTGATGGGGCATGCGGCCTTCGGCAACCTGCATTTCTTCATGACACCGGCGTTCGGGCGCCAGGAGGAAATCGACCAGTACGACGCGTTCATTAACGAGCTGGTCGAGCTGGTTATCGACAAGTACTCCGGCTCGCTGAAAGCCGAGCACGGCACGGGCATGAACATGGCCCCGTTCCTCTTGCGCGAATGGGGCGAGAAGGCATACCAGCTCATGTGGCGAGTCAAGGAAGCTCTTGACCCGCAAGGAATCCTCGCACCCGACGTCAAACTGACCCGACAGCAGGACATCCACCTGCAAAACTTCAAGTCTTTCCCACGCATCGAGGAAGTGGCCACCCACTGTGTCGAGTGCGGCTTCTGTGAACCGGTGTGCCCTTCGCGCAACGCCACCGTCACTCCGCGCCAGCGCATCGTGCTGCGCCGCGAAATGGCCCGCCAGCCTGCAGGATCTGCGCTGCTCAACGCGCTTTACGACGACTACGGCTACGACGCAATCGACATGTGCGCAGCCGATGGAACCTGCTCTATCTCGTGTCCGATCAGCATCGATACCGGTGTCATGATGAAGCAATTCCGGGCCGCGCAACAAACCGAGCAGACTAACGACGTTGCTCTCAAGCTCGCCAAGAATTGGGCAGCGGTGGAAAAGGCAGCCCGTGGTGGTCTCACCGCTGCGGGAGCAGTCCAGAAGGTACTAGGGCCATCGCTGGGTTCCTCGGTGCTGGGGGCACTGACCGGCGTGGTGCGTTCGGTGGTGTCGGAGGATCTGGTGCCTTCTGCCCAAGATGGTCTACCGCCGGCAGCGTCCGCACTGCCGAAAACTGTGCGTGCCGGTGCAGCCGCGATTTATTTCCCGGCCTGCATTAACCGCATGTTCGGTCGCTCGGGGGAAGGGCCGTCGTTGCCCGAAACCCTTGTCGCGGTCTCCGCGCGTGCGGGTAAGCCTCTCCATATCCCGGGTGGCGTGTCCGGAACCTGTTGTGGCACGCCGTTTAGCTCCAAGGGCTTCCGCGACGCCAAGCACTACATGTCGGTGAAACTTCTGGAAGACTTGTGGCTTTGGTCCGAAGCTGGAACCTTGCCGATCGTGGTCGATGCATCGTCCTGTACGCACGGCATGATCGAAAACGTGCCGGGCGAGTTGACTGAAGAACAGCTATCCCGCTGGCAGCAGATTCAGATCATGGATGCGGTGCAGTGGGCGGAAACGCTGCTGCCGTCGCTCAGCGTAACGCAGCCAGCAGGCCGGGTGGCCGTCCACCCGAACTGTTCCCTGCAACACATGGATCTAGTTGGTCCACTCATGCAGGTCGCTTCGTTTGCTGCGGAGGACGCTTTTGTACCGTTGGGTGCCACCTGCTGTGGCACCGCAGGCGATCGTGGTCTTCTGCATCCGGAGCTGCTGGAATCGGCAACCGCGGATGAGCGGGTGGGACTGGCCCGGGCAGCGCAAGACGGGCCGGTTGATGCGTTCGTTTCCGCCAACCGCACCTGCGAAATGGGCTTGGAACAATCCACGGGCCATGCCTACGAACACGTGGCGTATCTGTTGGATGAAGCAACGCGTTAG
- a CDS encoding acyl-CoA thioester hydrolase/BAAT C-terminal domain-containing protein: MMLSLPMRYREVYESRAQRAQNTDEARIPIENFQGQGLVFAGDQDAMWQGDVAARGIAKRNPRLEAHVYPDAGHLFSDDITSMGRSWEKTFGGTVEGNRAAKQDSDRILLEKLAAWHPAH; the protein is encoded by the coding sequence ATGATGCTCAGTCTTCCAATGCGCTATCGAGAGGTCTACGAGTCGAGGGCGCAACGTGCCCAAAACACTGACGAGGCACGCATCCCCATCGAGAATTTCCAAGGTCAAGGCTTGGTTTTCGCAGGTGACCAGGACGCCATGTGGCAGGGTGACGTGGCCGCTCGCGGCATAGCAAAACGCAACCCCCGGCTCGAAGCGCACGTTTATCCTGACGCCGGTCACCTCTTCTCCGATGACATCACCTCGATGGGTAGATCATGGGAGAAGACGTTCGGCGGCACGGTCGAAGGCAACCGCGCCGCCAAGCAGGACTCCGACCGCATCCTGCTGGAAAAGCTAGCCGCGTGGCATCCGGCTCACTAA
- a CDS encoding dienelactone hydrolase family protein, whose amino-acid sequence MKKILKILLAFVIIVSAVIGVRAYNVHRYALPEGRPQEASSYPTTDRITHIEGTYLSGFHFQPVEKKHAGTVVVFGGSEGSPDYARARQLWEAGYEVLALFFFGQPNQKNTLADVPLEFFDEVTTRVSEGPVTVVGSSKGAELTANLATHGAKIDNIVLFTPTEYTFQGLAFGREEHPSFSQGGQPLPYLAFKDFRS is encoded by the coding sequence ATGAAGAAGATACTCAAAATCCTCCTGGCTTTCGTGATCATTGTTTCTGCTGTGATCGGAGTGCGGGCGTACAACGTGCATCGTTACGCTCTTCCGGAGGGTAGGCCCCAAGAAGCGAGCTCCTACCCCACCACTGATCGCATCACGCACATCGAAGGCACCTACCTCAGCGGCTTTCATTTCCAGCCGGTGGAGAAGAAGCACGCCGGCACAGTGGTCGTATTCGGAGGTTCCGAAGGCTCCCCTGACTATGCCCGCGCCCGCCAGCTATGGGAGGCAGGCTACGAAGTTCTTGCGCTTTTCTTCTTCGGCCAACCAAACCAGAAAAACACCCTTGCCGACGTCCCGCTGGAGTTCTTTGATGAGGTCACCACCCGCGTTTCTGAGGGTCCTGTCACCGTCGTGGGCTCATCGAAAGGCGCAGAGCTCACCGCTAATTTGGCCACCCACGGGGCGAAAATCGACAACATTGTTCTGTTCACCCCAACGGAGTACACCTTTCAGGGTTTAGCTTTCGGCCGGGAGGAACACCCATCATTCAGCCAGGGCGGCCAGCCGCTTCCTTACTTAGCGTTTAAGGATTTTCGATCCTAA